The nucleotide window gaaaaaaaaaagaaaaaggaaggttCTGTTTTTTCTACTTCATAATTTTAGGCTCATAATAAAGTTACGAAATATATCAGATAAATAGCAATTAcattattttggaagaaaatgtaaaactgttaatttcagaacaaaaataatataagaaacaACCCATATACAATATAAGATAATGTAACTTCATTTTAAACAGACAATACTAGACTTTACCCAAACATCGTTTTCTTTAATCACCTCacaaatacatacaaacatacatacatacatacatatactatGATGCTGCTATTTCTCAAGGTATTTCTCAACAACTCTTTGGAATTATCTGGTGAAAGTGGCACTCTGATATCCATGGGCTAAGACTGGACTCCAGGTGTACAGTCTGATCTGACAGCCCAAAATATCAATGTTGGCAACTCTTTAATTGTTTagatgaaaataacttttataaataaacaaatacccaAATATGGAGAATAAGGTATTCAagatgaaaaatactttttagtccaaaaataatgtgtttttttttttttttttttttttttttgaggcagagtctctctctgtcgcccaggctggagtgcagtggccggatctcagctcactgcaagctccgcctcccgggttaacaccattctcctgcctcagcctcccgagtagctgggactacaggcgtctgccacctcgcccggatagttttttgtattttgtagtagagacagggtttcaccgtgttagccaggatggtctcgatctcctaacctcgtgatcagcccgtctcggcctcccaaagtgctgggattacaggcttgagccaccgcgcccggccaatgtgggTTATTAAGTAGTgatatttatgtacttatttgtAAGTAgtgatatttatttacttatttttataggTTGGTAGGGCAGTTCAGTAAAACATGCAAAACAGGTCAGAAATGGTAACATGTTTATAATCAGCACATAGGTTTCCCTCAGGGATTTGTCTGAAGGATAACATCTATCTAGATGatgtttatttaaaacaacaaaaaggtgATTAGCAACTAGAGAAATTTTAATCTCTGTGGTATTTCAAATCAGTTCATTTTGGGGAAAACTTCTGAATAGCTACTACTGATTCTCTTGCAAATAACTAAAAGGGCTTATTTGGtctcatttttaaagtaactgCGTATTATGAGCCAGGTTTGCTTCTTTTTGTGCAACTTTTACAACTGCTACAATTTTATTCAGATTCCAATTCCAATGCTGTATTAGCATCGAGACTactgttaaattattttagatgtaCTGCCTTTTATaacttacagaaatattttttaaggataACCCCTACTGCATGTCtgagaatgtttatttttcttttgatgaatATAACTGTGAATCTTACAATTCGAACAatgaaaacagtagaaaaagttAAGTGTTCCCAGTAAATTTCCCAAGTATCAGCTAGAATAGTTGGAAAACAATATACTAATTTAGGCGTTCTTTACTGTTAAACAGATTACATTATTAAACCTAACGTCGACTATACTCCAAATGTCCagatacaaaattattattattattattattattatttgagatggagtctcattctgtcgcccaggctggagtacagtggcatgatctcggctcactgcaacctctccctcccgggttcaagcgagtcttctgcctcagtctcctgagtagcggggactacaggtgcgtgccaccacacccggtgaatttttgtatttttagtagagatggggtttcatcatattggccaggctggtctcgaactccagacctcgtgatccaccagccttgatctcccaaagtgttgggattacaggtgtgagccactgctcccggccatgAAACTATTATTAAACCTCAGCTAACTACTCACCGATTTCTAGCCACAGTCCACTTATTTGCAACAGTTGTATACTGAAgtctcttcatttattctttcatccaaacatttactgaatttcCTGTCTTTTTGGGTTTTCAATTTAACTATTAAATTATGTTATTTAGTGAGAGTTTATTAAAAGACATCTTGTCATTAGGGGTTAGCTGACTACTCTTCCCTACTCTGTCTCTAGAAGCCTCTAACTTTGCCTTTGATAGCTAACAAAAATAGCcctgggaaaacacacacacacacacacacacgtccctAGGTGGATAAGCCACACAAGGGCCATGCTTCCTAATCCTACTATGGAAACCTAGTGTGTAacctattaaaaattttaatttcagttgaAAACtcaacagaaaagcaaaattacacttcattatatgttatttttgtatggtaagcaaagaaacaaatgaaaatcataatcagttgcatataaattatttcacttttcagtGACACAATGATATATGAATGCATTAcagtattttagaaatatattttattgcccaaacaatcacaaataaaatattatactgGTAGTATGATAAAGCTGCAGTAAAAATGTGGTAGATGGATATGGTACACATTACCATTTGAGACCCACTGATCAAGTGTCACTactattatttcagttttctctaCATCTCCTCCTAGTAGACATCCAGTCTGTGCTTGAACATATTCATCTATATCTCACCAGGTTGTCAGTTCTACTGACAGATAGTGTCAATGTTATAGAAATAATGAAGCATGAGTTTAGAGGGGACCTAGTTATGAGTTTAGAGAAGAAATAGAACCAAACTTAACATCTACAAGGATATTTCTTGACAACTTTCAAATTTCTGACTGGTAATTAGTGGCAAGTCTCAGGGTTGTTTGTTAGCAAGTACATCGACACAAGTGGTATGTAAAACAGTTATATATTGTATGAATGTCAAAACAAAGTAAGATTCTTAGTGAGAGGTCACGTGTAAACTGGAATAAACCCGCCCTATAGATCTCAGGCAGGAAAAAGTAATTAGGAGTTATAGATAGGCTTGTCTTGACCAGACCAGCTTTTAGAAAGTAGGGTCAAAAGGAAGCCACATtcctcaaaatataataaaagagtCTGCCAATTAAATAAAAGGATTTATAGTTAAAGACCACAAATCCTGTCCCTATCATCCagtgttcttcctttctttagaCAGAATTAAATTCATCTTCTACTTTGGATATCAGGAGAAACACCCCTAAGGGATTATCTTGGTTGATGGGGAGGTAACTCTCATCTGAAGAATGCATTTGAAAGGAAACCTAAGAATAAGTTTGATTAGACAATTCTGATGTTTGGAAATATCATGAGCTTGTCCCAGATCATAAGTATAAtaaatggcagaactgggattcaaacccagtttCCTGAAGCTAACGACtaagtatgtgtatgtatacgtgtgtgtgttcttttgttttgtagtGTGGTACACTGCCTCCTTgggaaataaatatcaaataaatatacttattttatagtTGGGATAAAAGCACTTTTAAACATGGCTTaaattataaacatacatgtaaggAATAGGGTCTTCTGGACAGACTATTCTACTGGGATCTGCATTATGATCACATTCATATATTCACAGGAATGTTTCAAGCTAAAATTTTACGGGAATAACCTTCGCACATACCATTTTATATTAGTATGAGAATGACTGCTATCTTTAAATATATgaacatgacattttaaaaggtaaggttttatagcactaaaacaaatacaaaggtcaacttgatttttgtatatctcTATGTGATTTTCTAACTTGTTTTGCTTAATTTCTCATATATACAAGTTTGTTTACACAAAGAGTTCAAACTATCACTATAATGACATAACAAGGAAATAAACCATCAGTcacatattatcttttttttctttgagtcaaggtctcactctcacccaggctttGAATATAGTGgtgcaattgtggctcactgcagccttgaactcttgggctcaagtgatcctccgacctcaccctcttaagtagctggaacttacaggtgaaagccaccaaacctggctaattttgtttattttttgtagagatggggtctttctatgttgcctaggctggtcttgaactcctgactcaagtgattcttccacttcagcctctcaaagtgctgggattacagatgtgagccaccacacctggccacatatTATCTTTATGAATTAAACAATTTAGTATTCTTCTAACATCCTTTTCTATACATAAGTCactatagatttatttttcattcatttttaatgttttcatttggtaaataaaatgttaacttcCTAACATGGCTTACAGTGTTATAACTTGGTTTTAATGTATACAGCAATTCCCAAAGAGCAAGACACAATAATTAcataatgaaatgtaaaataaatggcTAAATCTAATTATTTGACCATACTAAGCTTTATACAGAAGAATATTCTGACATCAAAAGCAGCTGTATGCTAAAGTTAATCAAGCCACAATAAACCAAATTAGACATGTGATAAAATCTGGAAGTATGTATATGGCATTGGCTGGCTACTTAAAGATTTATCAAAgcgtattttttttctctttctttggattaaggacaaaagaaaataattcacagGTTTGTACTGTAGTAAACCCTAGCAGTTGAAAATTTAGGTATGAAATACATATTGTCAATAGCTCTGAGATGCTATCAACTACCtctatacaaattatattttcatgtggTTTTTGACATAGTCCTAGTTTTATGAAGGAACTAAACACagtatatgaaaaatgttttttgaacgTCAAAAGTGCTTTACCAGTAAGTTTTCCTCCACTTCCATTTAAGATGCTTTTACTATGACTTGGTTAAGATTACCTTAAGGTATTTCTAACTACATTATCTATATttccaaattaaagaaatatacatatatatatatatataaactttgtTTTTAGACATTGCATTTGGATTTTTTATATTGTAGAAATTAAGATAAATGAGGATGATTAAGAGTGCTTAGGAGAATAAACCTTGTGGGACAGAAACCACCTTTAAACAGCCTGTATCTTCCACCTGCTTGAtgcaaaagctaaaaaaaaaatacagaagctaTTACTTTAGGTCAGGGACAATGGTCTTGTTCATCTTTGTTTACCTACTGTGTTTTTAAGATCTGTATTTACACTGTCATGtttatactgatttattttctatgAAAGGCACTGTCAGACTGCTGGTAGGGGTGTAAACTGGTAAAATTTGACATGAGAATAAAGTCTTAAAAATGtcggctgggagtggtggctcatgcctgtaatcccagcactttgggaggccaaggcaggtggaacacttgaggccaggagttgaagaccagcctgaccaacatggtgaaaccccatctctactaaaaatacaaaaattagccaggtgcagtggtgggcacctgtaatcccagctacttgggaggctgaggcaggagaattgcttgaacccaggaggctgaagttgcagtgagctgagattgcgccattgcactccagcctgggtgacagagtgagactccatctcaaaaaaataaaaaaataaaaaaataaagaaaagaaaagaaaagaaaaaaagtcatatataataatttaagagataattccacttctaggaatctatcTAAAGACATAGTcagaaatattaacaattttttaacagatatttacctTGATATTTATAATAATCAACAGAAATTCCTCCAACgaggtaaatatttaaattgtgttttatcAATGACAGAATAATATATCATTAGAAATGTTTACACATAGTTATTAATGACATGAAAAAAGGTTTATTGTACAATGTTGATGAGAAAAGTAAGATACCAAGTTGAATGTCCAACCATGATATGAACTATGTTAAAAAACATACTCATAGGAAAAAACAGTTATGAAAcaaatcaaaatgttaaaattgatTAATTTGATTTGAggaattttatgttctttttatatttctctgaattttcaaaatgtattaaaacagtcaaattatttttacagaaaatgccaagaaatgcttttttgttgttgttgttttgagatggggtctcaccacattgtccaggctggtcttgatttccaggctcaagtgatcatcttgcctcagtctcccaagtacctgagactataggtgcatgccactggcAAGAAATGCTTTAAAGTCTCTCTCATATAAAGgaacaaaacattatttcttatGATTTAGAAGTCACTATACAATTTGTGAAAATAATGTTTACCTCATCATCATCAGGAACTGGTTCGTATAAGGATGGAACCCAAGCCAGAATGTTGCAGTCTCTGCTACCACTGTAAAGTTCCTACAACACAGAAGGCAAAGATGATATTGTGGATCAAGAGCTGATACCAAACTGAAATGAATTATaccatttttgaaataattaggtCACAGTAATTAGATTAATGCTATTTCTACTCCCTAAAGAAACTAGGCCGAtgctctttttcctttgtttctttgttagtaaagctttgttttgtatttaaaaatagtattaggATTTGTCAAGCTTACTAATGGTGtgaaaattttacaaatacaCCCCAAATCCTAGCAGTTTTATCAATTATAGTatccatatatttttaatgtcagagaaagaaagagtttgtctttctgtgtccaaATAACTGAGCTTCAATAAAGACTTCAGTGAAGAAACCATATGAGCTTCTAAAACAGGCCAAGTTctcaaaaagttttatttaacttACAGCTGCCTAACTGGCTGCAATTCAACAGAAGAGCTTGAAGATGTATATTCCATGCCTGTTGAGAAGTTTACTTCATAAGGAAGCTTGGGGTGATGCACAGCCTATGTCAATGTCTATGGATATACTGTTTGCTTATGGCTGAACAATGCTCAcgcccctcccccccaaaaatcaaagaaatatgtTATATTGGCTTTTTTCCTCTGCTGTTTtatacaatttgtttttattattgtacatctcaaaaacaatatgAGGCATGGTATAactgtgttttttatttaaggatgtgggaaaagggaaaataagattatatatttatagaaaatgtagatttaaaaaattgttagatATACATTATCAAATTTCctaaatacaaaattttgttGACTGTATTACAAAATCTAGACTATATGGCTACACAAACTAGCTgatgcaaaaatatatatgttcagTGCCCTTGAGTAATTTTATTTCCCTGAGAAGGCCAGGTAATGCCCAAGATAACTTGGTCAGATAAGGTTATAGGGCAATTCACAATAAGTATTAACACACCCAGTGAAGACATAAAGGATATTCTGTACATGTTCAAGAAAGAGATATTGAAAGCAGCAACATTTAAATTAGAGTGACTAATAAAGAACACTGAGATAGAAAGATTTACATTAAGCCTTGAAGTGTCTGTGATAGATGGAGGAGTTCATTTGGGCAataagattttcttaaaaaataagcGCAAAATGTAAGTTACAACTGCAGtccaaaagacttttttttcccctgagtcaTATGAGAGTAAGTTGCCAACATTAGGCCTTATTACTCTTGAATAATTCAGTGTAATTTTCCTGTGAACAAGGGTACTTTCCTTTGTAGTTACGAAGTAAccaacaaaatcagaaaattcatATTACTACCACCATCTAAAGACCCCATTCATGTTTCATCATTTGTTCCAATACTGTCCTTTATAGCAAAAGGGGCCAGTTAAAAATCACATCCTGCACTTAGTTGTCAAGTCTCTTCAGTTTTCAAGCTGGAACAGTTCTTCAGTCTCTGGCTTTTCTGACCTTGACAATTTTGAAGATATACACCAGTTACTTTGTAGAATGTCCTTCACATTTGGATTGTCttatgtttcctcatgattaaattTGAGTGATCCAGTTTGGCCAGGAATATCACAGAAGTGATGTCCCATAACTGGGATGCTAACTTAGATTATTTGATGAAGGTGATATGTGCCAGGCTTCTTCAggttaaaattaatctttttagTTTTGTACTTCATATTTTGTAGGGTGATACATTGAGATTATGTAAATATCTCATCCTCATcaaattttcaatttattaatttacttactTATCCCAGCCTAGATTCATGAATTTCTATTCTcttgcccatgttggagtgcagtgctgtgaacACGGCTcactcaatctcctgggctcaagcaatcctctcgcttcagcctcctgcacagctgggactacaggcatacaccaccacacctggctgatttttttattttctgtaaatacagggcctcattctgttacttaggctggcctggaactcctgggctcaagtgatcctttcgacctcccaaagtgctgggattacaggtgtgagccactgtgcccaaccactGGCACGATTTTAATCCATTCTAGGCACACATATTAGATAAGCTCCAATTTGgtagaaagaaataatttgtgGTCAGAGTATCTGGGATGAAATTTCGGCTGCGTCTCTAAGTAACCTTAGACAAGAAAAGAGggacaatattttaataatttctttgaaTACAAATACATGTGTTATCAATAACTACTTGCAGGTTAGGGGCAAGTCATGTCACCTCTCTGgtgctttagttttcttctctcagaacactaaaaatgtttaacaactggtaTACACCTTCTTACTGACTAGTAAGAGATAATGGCCATAGGGTTGGAGTAGGGTCTTGTAGGTCCTCTTTTAGTTGCTGGGTTAAGGTGAGGTCTAAGAGGTCCCAGGGAAGGGGCTGAGGCTGGCAGTCACTTGGGGGGCTTGGTGCAGCAGCTGTTTACCAGCCAGTAGGATacatcaatatttaaatattttaataatgaatacTGCCATAATGGTATATACTGGCTAAAAAATCAGGTCTATATATCTTACAGCACAGTGTCAGCCACAAATTAGGCAATCAgtattaaagaatgaatgaataggaGATTCACAAAGTGATAGTCTGTCTCCTGGAGCTCTAATAATCCGTAATTTTCATTCTATCAGTATTTAACTTACATGAGTTTCATTTTCCTTACCTACAAAACAGGGAAAATACCAACTATCTTGCAATGTTAAACTCATTTAAAGAAGTACATGAGGTAATTTGTGCAAATGTtctctgaaaaaatgaaaaatgatctgCTCCATTGGTGATGTGAAAAGGTCTggatgtaaaacaaacaaaagtcagggtatttaagaaattatataGGTTGTATTAACTTCAAAACCTCCCTTTATTAGCCATTGATAGAAAATAAGAATAGATAATTCACACATACATAAACcaacatatacaaattatattttataattaaatgccTGTATTTCATTTCTTACCCAAAAGACTGTTtgcaagaaattattttaattcaccACAGATTTtcaattgttaaataaatgaaggtCATATGCAAAAGAAAGATAATTCATACCAATCAAGTTGCACAGCATTATACTGATTCATTCATATCTTGTATGCCATCTAAAAATCTAGACTGTGCTAGTCTCTATTAAATAAATCCTACTACAAATGTGGATTAAAAGTATAACTCCTCAGAATGAAATCacaatttattcttttacatataaCTGGTATGGCAAGCTAGCTAGCTGAACATTTTCAATTCCTGTATCATTCTTACCTGGAAATTTGACTGAAATACACAGCAGTCAACAGTTTTATAATGTCCCTTAAGCATAGTTATCTGTTCTCCTGAGTAAACTGTATAAACAGCAATGGTGCTACCATATGGTACAAAAACAAATTCTGAACTGCAGCCACAGGAGACAGTGAATTTCAATCCTTTTTTACTGTTATTACAAACTTTTCCATAGTTCACCTGTAGGATTAAAATCATAAAGTTACTCATCTcttaaatctaaatttaaaagacaacaaagactaggagaaatacttaaaatattatgttataaaAAGGGCTCTTTTAAATTTAAGGAAAATGTTCAACGTTGACAGAAGAAGGGCCAATGACATGAATgtacatttaacaaaagaagaaatacaaatagtaaAAAACCACAAAGGTAAATGTTTACTTTTCAATCTTAATAGAAGTAAAATACAGACTTCAACCTTGAAGAATCATTTTAGACCATttagcaaaaaatttaaaaaacattaagacATTAAATACTGGTACAAGCAAGGTAAACATGTTGGTGGCAGTGTAATTTGGTTATTCTTTCTAAAAGGGCAAATGGTTTATTAATgctctttcttttcaaaagaataatattgCTTCAAAAGACTATCCCCCAAGAATATTTTTTGGGGGTAATACCCCCAAAAACCATTCTTTTCAAAAGAATggtattttttgggggggggggttatattcttttctttttttttcctgctgatacttcttttatttctgttataaaaCAGAGTAGGGGTTAAATAAAGGGTATTGAGTTTGTCAGCTCCAGTCTCTTGGGACTCTTTTTCCTGGAGAGAGTGCAGAGAGTGCAGAGAACAGTGGGAAGAAAGAAACATAGTTGTGGAAGCGTTCTTTTAATGCGCAGATGCTTCAGGGAGAACCAAACTATTTCATTGGTAATCCCCCGTCCCACCGGAACTGGTGCTTGGATCGGAAGGGAAGTAAGATCAGACAGTTAGTCATCAACACCGCCATCAACATTGCCAGAGAGGTTGACGGCAGACAGCTCCCTGGCGATTTTATCTGCACATTTCTGCGTATTCTTATTCTTTAGGGAGGATGCCAGAGCCTGGCCCTGTTATAGGGAGTCCATCCCCATGATCCTCCGCAGTACTGGGCAGCAGTCCACTGGGCACACATCCACTTTACTGTTGTTTTTAG belongs to Theropithecus gelada isolate Dixy chromosome 6, Tgel_1.0, whole genome shotgun sequence and includes:
- the LOC112626911 gene encoding DNA excision repair protein ERCC-8-like; translation: MSNFMILILQVNYGKVCNNSKKGLKFTVSCGCSSEFVFVPYGSTIAVYTVYSGEQITMLKGHYKTVDCCVFQSNFQELYSGSRDCNILAWVPSLYEPVPDDDETTTKSQLNPAFEDAWSSSDEEG